The following proteins are co-located in the Mobula birostris isolate sMobBir1 chromosome 26, sMobBir1.hap1, whole genome shotgun sequence genome:
- the LOC140188115 gene encoding interleukin-27 subunit beta-like, which translates to MELLVILGALVVLLTTSGTTEGQHILPGVVTHYGEIGRNITLSCNTSSSGFTEWRLNDSQVMETPNMRLTGKNLTIFNADPSKEGLYSCHSPETGSTYTRVSLLLGYAPGKPQLLCRSVSYPLNVTCFWKLEKATNLPTEIKIIFSYETELVKACLSTETLQGSCTIKDIKLFSKVPYKVMVTAGNPLGSRYTTKEFTVEKIIKPDPPTEVSLSPIANQQKKLLLQWKPPATWPNPQLFLLKYIIKYWKAGSNTPRMIEIGNQTTYTLSGLRSRALYYAAVAAKDFINNGQHSEWSPTVSAQLWSKG; encoded by the exons ATGGAGCTACTGGTCATCCTTGGTGCTTTGGTGGTGCTGCTTACTACCAGTGGTACAACTGAGGGTCAACACATCCTGCCTG GTGTTGTCACACATTATGGGGAGATTGGGAGGAACATCACTCTGAGTTGCAACACCTCGTCCAGTGGATTCACAGAGTGGAGGTTGAATGACTCGCAAGTCATGGAGACTCCAAACATGAGACTAACAGGAAAGAATCTCACCATCTTCAATGCTGATCCATCCAAGGAAggactgtacagctgccacagcCCAGAGACAGGCAGCACTTACACAAGAGTCTCTTTACTGTTGGGAT ATGCCCCAGGAAAGCCACAGCTTCTCTGCCGCTCAGTGAGCTACCCATTGAACGTGACCTGTTTCTGGAAGCTGGAAAAAGCAACCAACCTTCCTACTGAGATTAAAATCATATTCAG TTATGAAACAGAACTTGTCAAAGCCTGCTTGAGCACAGAGACACTGCAGGGCAGTTGTACGATCAAGGACATCAAACTTTTCTCAAAGGTTCCCTACAAGGTGATGGTGACAGCAGGAAACCCCCTGGGATCCCGATACACCACGAAAGAATTCACTGTGGAGAAGATAA TTAAACCAGACCCGCCGACTGAAGTCAGTCTTTCTCCAATAGCAAATCAGCAGAAGAAGCTGCTGCTACAGTGGAAACCTCCTGCAACCTGGCCCAATCCCCAGCTCTTCCTGCTGAAGTACATCATAAAATACTGGAAAGCAGGATCCAACACACCCAGAATG ATTGAGATCGGCAATCAAACCACCTACACCTTGAGCGGCTTGCGATCCAGAGCCTTGTATTATGCAGCAGTTGCAGCAAAGGATTTTATCAACAATGGCCAACACAGTGAGTGGAGCCCGACCGTCTCTGCACAGCTGTGGTCCAAAGGGTGA